In Bubalus bubalis isolate 160015118507 breed Murrah chromosome 3, NDDB_SH_1, whole genome shotgun sequence, a genomic segment contains:
- the LOC102404764 gene encoding small nuclear ribonucleoprotein F produces the protein MSLPLNPKPFLNGSTGKPVMVKLKWGMEYKGYLVSVDGYMNMQLANTEEYIDAALSGHLGEVLIKCNVLYIRGVEEEDGEMRE, from the coding sequence ATGAGTTTGCCCCTCAACCCCAAACCTTTCCTCAACGGATCAACAGGAAAGCCAGTAATGGTGAAGCTTAAATGGGGAATGGAGTACAAAGGCTACCTTGTGTCTGTAGATGGCTATATGAACATGCAGCTTGCAAACACAGAAGAATACATAGATGCAGCATTGTCTGGACATTTGGGTGAAGTTTTAATAAAGTGTAATGTCCTTTATATTAGGGGTGTTGAAGAAGAAGATGGGGAAATGAGAGAATAG